In Planktothrix serta PCC 8927, a single window of DNA contains:
- a CDS encoding DUF4351 domain-containing protein encodes MTENLERVIEHDRLFKELLSTFFWEFLELFFPDLIPYIDQSSITFLPQEVFIDVTSGNRREVDLLAKVRFREQESFFLIHTETQSYAQADFARRMFHYFARLDEKYALPVYPIALFSFDTPQRLEPNDYQVEFPDRKVLEFSYAAIQLNRLNWRDFLRQQNPVAAALMAKMRIEPQDRPQVKAECLRLLVTLQLDPARNQLISGFIDSYLRLNSSEKVVFTEELNRLGLIQEERFMEIITSWMEQGIERGIEREITFILRLLSRRLGTINPEIQEQIRSLPIELVEELGEALLDFETDSDLLNWLAENCS; translated from the coding sequence ATGACTGAGAATTTAGAACGGGTCATTGAACATGATCGATTATTTAAAGAATTGCTTTCGACGTTTTTTTGGGAATTTTTAGAATTATTTTTTCCCGATCTGATTCCCTATATTGATCAATCTTCTATTACCTTTTTACCCCAGGAGGTATTTATTGATGTAACATCTGGGAACCGTCGAGAGGTCGATTTATTAGCAAAAGTTAGGTTTCGAGAACAGGAAAGCTTTTTCCTCATCCATACCGAAACTCAATCTTATGCTCAAGCAGATTTTGCGCGGCGGATGTTTCATTATTTTGCTAGACTTGATGAAAAATATGCCCTTCCCGTTTATCCGATTGCACTATTTTCTTTTGATACCCCCCAACGTCTGGAACCGAATGATTATCAAGTTGAATTTCCAGACCGGAAGGTATTAGAATTTAGCTATGCAGCGATTCAACTGAATCGTTTGAATTGGCGGGATTTTTTACGTCAGCAAAATCCAGTGGCGGCTGCATTAATGGCTAAAATGCGAATAGAACCCCAGGATCGACCCCAAGTAAAAGCAGAGTGTTTGCGTCTGTTGGTAACATTGCAGTTAGATCCAGCCAGGAATCAATTAATTTCGGGGTTTATTGACTCCTATTTGCGCTTAAATTCTAGCGAAAAAGTCGTTTTTACAGAAGAACTCAATCGCTTAGGACTGATTCAGGAGGAAAGATTTATGGAAATTATTACAAGTTGGATGGAACAGGGAATAGAACGGGGAATAGAACGAGAAATAACGTTTATTTTGCGTTTGCTCAGTCGTCGTTTAGGAACAATTAACCCTGAAATTCAAGAACAAATTCGCAGTCTTCCGATTGAATTAGTGGAAGAACTAGGGGAAGCTTTATTAGATTTTGAAACGGACTCAGATTTGTTAAATTGGTTGGCTGAAAATTGTTCCTAA
- a CDS encoding ribonuclease HII, translated as MAEYNALTSVLIAGVDEVGRGALFGPVVAAAVILSEDSIAELTRAGVKDSKKLTPGVRSRLAREIQAIAIDCKIGWASVREIDRFNILQATLLAMKRAISKLNPQPGLCLIDGNQKIPQLLIPQQTIIKGDSTSIVIAAASIVAKVWRDELITRLDAKYPQYDLKQNKGYGTAKHRQAIQEHGITSQHRQSFGCCQLSLPL; from the coding sequence ATGGCGGAATATAATGCTTTAACTTCTGTTTTAATTGCGGGAGTGGATGAAGTGGGGCGAGGTGCTTTATTTGGCCCTGTGGTGGCTGCGGCGGTGATTTTATCGGAGGATAGCATTGCTGAATTAACCCGCGCTGGGGTTAAAGATAGTAAAAAATTAACGCCTGGGGTTCGTTCTCGGTTAGCGAGGGAAATTCAAGCGATCGCCATTGATTGTAAAATAGGTTGGGCTTCCGTTCGAGAAATTGATCGCTTCAATATTTTACAAGCCACATTATTAGCGATGAAACGAGCAATTTCCAAGTTAAATCCTCAACCCGGACTCTGTTTAATTGATGGAAATCAAAAGATTCCGCAATTATTAATTCCGCAACAAACAATCATTAAAGGAGATAGTACATCGATTGTAATTGCAGCCGCCAGTATTGTCGCAAAAGTTTGGCGAGATGAATTAATCACCCGTTTAGATGCAAAATATCCCCAATATGATTTAAAGCAAAATAAGGGATATGGAACCGCCAAACACCGTCAAGCGATACAAGAGCATGGTATTACTTCCCAACATCGTCAATCCTTTGGGTGTTGTCAATTATCCTTACCTTTATAA
- a CDS encoding radical SAM/SPASM domain-containing protein: MKIANLAQLAVKHIRSDFLEELYLKTGFEGTKPIVIYGIVNQRCNSKCRYCEYWRLSEYQEEMTIEQWKNALLSLKSYIGSYHIEFSGGEPFIKKGFVDLLEFCDQENLKWGVTTNAYCLTESVVKRVVAAHPFNINISIDAHIAEIHDYVRGVSGALEKVKKHLQFLLQERKAQGQTFPVMIKSTVHAHNLDIISQMAEWVQQLGATAVNFQPIDRWTSETYDELWISEDRMEELQTVVETLIAQKRNGLPILNSESLLQMWPAHFREEKAPASVGSCRVGLRNYFIRTNGDVEVCWFYPPIGNVKNQNAREIWEGYEAQERRQQTTNCDRLCLYTCLSQKTFADKVKMGLTLLTNRQN, translated from the coding sequence ATGAAGATAGCGAATTTGGCACAGCTTGCCGTCAAGCATATTCGCAGTGATTTTCTGGAAGAATTATATCTCAAGACTGGGTTTGAAGGGACTAAACCAATTGTCATTTATGGGATTGTTAATCAGCGCTGCAATTCTAAATGTCGATATTGCGAATACTGGCGATTATCAGAGTATCAAGAAGAGATGACAATTGAGCAGTGGAAAAACGCACTTCTAAGCCTAAAAAGTTATATCGGTTCCTATCATATTGAATTTTCCGGGGGTGAACCCTTTATCAAAAAAGGATTTGTTGATCTCTTAGAATTCTGTGACCAGGAAAATCTGAAGTGGGGGGTAACGACAAATGCCTATTGTTTAACAGAATCCGTTGTCAAACGAGTGGTTGCGGCCCATCCTTTTAATATCAATATTTCCATTGATGCTCATATTGCTGAAATTCATGATTATGTCCGAGGAGTTTCCGGTGCTTTAGAAAAAGTCAAAAAACATTTGCAATTTTTATTGCAAGAACGAAAAGCTCAAGGTCAAACCTTTCCTGTGATGATTAAATCAACGGTTCATGCTCACAATTTGGATATTATTTCTCAAATGGCGGAATGGGTTCAACAATTGGGAGCAACGGCGGTGAATTTTCAACCTATTGATCGTTGGACATCTGAAACCTATGATGAACTTTGGATTTCTGAAGATCGCATGGAAGAATTGCAAACTGTTGTTGAAACTTTAATTGCACAAAAACGCAATGGTCTTCCTATTCTTAATAGTGAATCTCTCCTACAAATGTGGCCGGCTCATTTTCGGGAAGAAAAAGCACCCGCCAGTGTTGGTTCCTGTCGTGTGGGTTTACGCAACTATTTTATTCGCACTAATGGGGATGTGGAAGTTTGTTGGTTTTATCCTCCAATTGGCAATGTTAAAAATCAAAATGCGCGGGAAATTTGGGAAGGATATGAAGCTCAGGAGCGACGTCAACAAACGACTAATTGCGATCGCCTTTGTCTCTATACCTGTTTATCCCAAAAAACATTCGCTGATAAAGTTAAAATGGGATTAACTCTATTAACAAATCGTCAAAATTAG
- a CDS encoding DUF1997 domain-containing protein, which produces MYTHFQASQTVEMAVPEPTLIHHYLRQPKRLVKALVDPTRLDHLGEDIYRLKMRPLEFMMFNLQPTVDLKLWIQSDGILNLKSVGCEIRGIEYINQRFSLNLVGKLYPVELQGMTHLKGQADLAVKVELPPPLWLTPQPILETTGNGLLKSVLMTVKHRLVHNLLSDYSHWSAEQLGVSVLPQQSVNRVSNAEC; this is translated from the coding sequence ATGTATACCCACTTTCAAGCATCTCAAACTGTTGAAATGGCAGTACCGGAGCCCACTTTGATTCACCATTATCTACGTCAACCCAAACGTTTGGTGAAAGCGTTAGTTGATCCGACCCGTTTGGATCACTTGGGAGAGGATATTTACCGCTTAAAAATGCGGCCTTTAGAGTTCATGATGTTCAATTTACAACCCACAGTAGACTTGAAATTGTGGATACAGTCTGATGGGATTCTCAATTTAAAATCCGTCGGGTGTGAAATTCGCGGAATTGAATATATTAATCAACGATTTTCGCTGAATTTAGTCGGAAAATTGTATCCGGTTGAATTACAAGGAATGACCCATTTAAAAGGTCAAGCTGATTTAGCTGTAAAAGTCGAACTTCCGCCTCCATTATGGTTAACACCACAACCGATTTTAGAAACCACAGGAAACGGATTATTAAAAAGTGTGTTGATGACAGTTAAGCACCGATTAGTCCATAATTTATTATCCGATTATTCCCATTGGTCTGCTGAACAATTAGGGGTTTCTGTTCTACCACAGCAGTCTGTTAATCGGGTGTCAAATGCCGAGTGTTAG
- a CDS encoding ArsR/SmtB family transcription factor, translating to MVTPAVPAANSVLVAGFHAISDPWRLQVINLLREQELCVCELCEQLGVSQSKLSFHLKTLKEALLVQSRQEGRWIYYSLNRSQFGVLEEYLAQYRHFSPIVTSYKSCD from the coding sequence ATGGTAACTCCTGCGGTTCCTGCTGCTAATAGTGTTCTCGTTGCTGGTTTTCATGCCATATCAGACCCTTGGCGTTTGCAAGTCATCAATCTGTTACGAGAACAAGAATTGTGTGTTTGTGAACTGTGTGAACAGTTAGGAGTTAGCCAGTCTAAACTTTCTTTTCACCTGAAAACCCTTAAAGAAGCGTTATTAGTACAAAGTCGTCAAGAAGGACGATGGATTTACTATAGTCTTAACCGCAGTCAATTTGGAGTTTTAGAAGAATATTTGGCACAATATCGCCATTTTAGTCCCATCGTAACCTCCTACAAGAGTTGTGATTGA
- the pheA gene encoding prephenate dehydratase: MTVSIAHLGPSGTYAEAAALAYAQYLTQKTGEESMLCPCSSISQTLWTVAKGDANIGVVPVENSIEGSVSMTLDTMWQIGSLQIQQALILPIAHALISQAKNFANIQVVYSHPQALAQCQGWLEKYLPDVPLIAKNSTTEALDHVRDETHTAAIASLRAAELYQLPILAHPINDYPDNCTRFWVVSLQPSGAGKYTSLGFSVPANVPGALAKPLAIFADRGINLSRIESRPSKRSLGDYLFFMDLEADSHEPSVQSALAELKTFTETLKVFGSYTLLNLE, from the coding sequence ATGACTGTTTCCATTGCCCATCTTGGCCCATCGGGGACTTATGCAGAAGCCGCCGCCTTAGCTTATGCTCAATATCTCACCCAAAAAACAGGGGAAGAATCCATGTTATGCCCCTGTTCAAGTATTAGTCAAACCTTATGGACAGTTGCCAAAGGAGATGCCAATATTGGGGTAGTTCCTGTTGAAAATTCCATTGAAGGCAGTGTTAGTATGACCCTGGATACAATGTGGCAAATTGGTTCCTTACAAATTCAACAGGCGTTAATTCTTCCTATTGCCCATGCCTTGATTTCCCAAGCCAAAAATTTTGCTAATATTCAAGTTGTTTATTCTCATCCTCAAGCCTTAGCTCAGTGTCAGGGATGGTTAGAAAAATATCTCCCTGATGTGCCATTAATTGCCAAGAATTCAACCACGGAAGCTTTAGATCACGTCAGAGATGAAACTCATACCGCCGCGATCGCGTCTTTACGAGCAGCAGAATTATATCAATTACCTATTCTCGCCCATCCTATTAATGATTATCCCGATAATTGTACAAGGTTTTGGGTTGTTAGTCTACAACCTTCAGGAGCGGGAAAATATACTTCTTTAGGCTTTAGTGTTCCGGCAAATGTTCCGGGTGCATTAGCAAAACCCTTGGCAATTTTTGCCGATAGAGGGATTAATTTAAGTCGAATTGAATCCCGTCCTAGTAAGCGATCGCTGGGAGATTATCTGTTTTTTATGGATTTAGAAGCAGATAGTCATGAACCCTCTGTACAATCAGCCTTAGCGGAATTAAAAACCTTTACCGAAACTCTGAAAGTTTTTGGGAGTTATACCCTATTAAACCTGGAATAG
- the bchH gene encoding magnesium chelatase subunit H — protein sequence MKRIVLIAGFESFNAELYRTAAQLASVRCPELEICVFSDRAISNQPDTIASALENADVFFASLLFDYDQVLWLRERVQKIPIRLVFESALELMSLTQIGAFKIGDKPKGMPKPIQFILSKFSSGREEDKLAGYISFLKTGPKLLKFIPVQKVQDLRNWLIIYGYWNAGGTENVAAMFWTIATHYLGLSVGEIPPPIETPNMGLLHPDYNGYFESPKAYLDWYQQQYPKAVNDPVVGILLYRKHVITKQAYIPQLIRYFQQAQLIPLPIFINGVEGHVAVRDWMTTSWELNQRQQGKNETLSLSKDAVSVDAIVSTIGFPLVGGPAGSMEAGRQVEIAKGILTIKNVPYFIAAPLLIQDLLSWTRQGIGGLQSVVLYALPELDGAIDTVPLGGLVGENIYLIPERVKRLTGRVKSWIQLRNTPVEQRKIAIILYGFPPGYGATGTAALLNVPQSLLNVLQGLKAQGYTVGELPETGESLIQKVKIADELLEQKQNFVFAEGSTISNQVNVNQLEKWLGYLQRIRVEKQWKSLTGTGIKTFGDDYHIGGIQLGNIWIGVQPPLGLSGDPMRLMFERDLTPHPQYTAFYQWLQKDFQADAIVHFGMHGTVEWLPGSPLGNTGYSWSDILLGNLPNLYLYAANNPSESILAKRRGYGVLISYNVPPYGRAGLYKQLVSLRELISEYREDPQKNSTLQEVISQQIVDIGLDVDCPFEEGKKLGIAFTMENARLFSVEVLYNYFIKIYDYLQILEQRLFSSGLHIFGENPTEEELTTYIQAYFTESTAEFTPEAETQIRELLLQTSDELTNLLRGLNGEYIPPAPGGDLLRDGPGVLPTGRNIHALDPYRMPSAAAYLRGREIAQKIINQQLAETGNYPETVAVMLWGLDAIKTRGESLGILLELVGAEPVKEGTGRIVRYELQPLDQVGHPRIDILANLSGIFRDSFANIIELLDDLFQRAANAEEPEDQNFIRKHALQLRSQGVENPSARLFSNPSGDFGSLVNDQIVDGNWETGDELANTWKGRNVFSFGRQDQGQARPEVMTQLLKTMDNIVQEIDSVEYGLTDIQEYYANTGGLKRAAEQHQGKKVKANFVESFSKDTTPRQLEDLLRIEYRTKLLNPKWAEAMVNQGSGGAYEISQRMTALMGWGGTANFQENWVYDQAAKTYALDEKMANQLRQANPEAFRNIIGRMLEANGRGFWQADNEILDKLKSLYELTEADLEGVTI from the coding sequence ATGAAACGGATTGTTTTAATTGCTGGGTTTGAATCTTTTAATGCTGAATTATATCGAACAGCCGCACAGTTGGCGAGTGTTCGTTGTCCAGAATTAGAGATTTGTGTTTTTAGCGATCGCGCGATTTCCAATCAACCGGATACCATCGCATCTGCGTTAGAAAATGCCGATGTATTTTTTGCCAGCTTATTATTTGATTATGACCAAGTATTATGGTTAAGAGAACGAGTACAAAAGATTCCCATTCGTTTAGTTTTTGAATCCGCTTTAGAATTAATGAGTTTAACCCAAATTGGAGCGTTTAAAATTGGGGATAAACCCAAAGGAATGCCCAAACCTATACAATTTATTCTGAGTAAATTTTCCAGTGGTCGAGAAGAAGATAAACTTGCGGGTTATATTAGCTTTCTGAAAACAGGCCCGAAATTATTAAAATTTATCCCCGTTCAAAAAGTTCAAGACCTCCGCAACTGGTTAATTATTTATGGCTATTGGAATGCGGGAGGTACAGAAAATGTAGCAGCGATGTTCTGGACAATTGCTACTCATTATTTAGGGTTAAGCGTCGGTGAAATTCCCCCCCCTATTGAAACTCCCAATATGGGATTATTACATCCCGATTATAACGGTTATTTTGAATCGCCAAAAGCCTATTTAGATTGGTATCAACAACAATATCCAAAAGCTGTTAATGATCCCGTTGTTGGTATCCTGCTTTATCGTAAGCACGTCATTACTAAACAAGCTTATATTCCCCAACTAATTCGCTATTTTCAACAAGCTCAATTAATCCCTTTACCGATTTTTATTAATGGCGTTGAAGGTCATGTTGCAGTTAGAGATTGGATGACAACTTCCTGGGAATTAAATCAACGACAACAGGGAAAAAATGAAACCTTATCCTTATCAAAAGACGCTGTAAGCGTTGATGCAATTGTTTCTACGATTGGGTTTCCCTTAGTGGGTGGCCCAGCCGGATCAATGGAAGCAGGAAGACAGGTAGAAATTGCTAAAGGAATTTTAACGATAAAAAACGTTCCTTATTTTATCGCAGCACCCCTATTAATTCAAGATTTATTATCATGGACTCGTCAAGGAATAGGAGGGTTACAAAGTGTGGTTTTATATGCCTTACCTGAACTTGATGGTGCTATTGATACAGTGCCTTTGGGTGGGTTAGTGGGAGAAAATATTTATTTAATTCCTGAACGAGTTAAACGTTTAACCGGACGAGTAAAAAGTTGGATTCAACTGCGAAACACACCAGTAGAACAGCGAAAAATCGCGATTATTTTATATGGATTTCCCCCCGGCTATGGGGCTACGGGAACGGCGGCTTTGTTAAATGTACCCCAGAGCTTATTGAATGTTTTACAGGGGTTAAAAGCCCAAGGATATACCGTTGGAGAGTTACCTGAAACGGGGGAAAGCTTAATTCAAAAGGTTAAAATAGCCGATGAATTATTGGAACAAAAACAGAATTTTGTTTTTGCGGAAGGTTCTACAATTTCTAATCAAGTGAATGTCAATCAATTAGAAAAATGGTTAGGCTATTTACAACGAATTCGTGTTGAAAAACAATGGAAATCTTTAACGGGAACCGGAATTAAAACCTTTGGAGATGATTATCATATTGGTGGGATTCAATTGGGCAATATTTGGATCGGGGTGCAACCTCCTTTAGGGTTATCGGGTGATCCAATGCGGTTAATGTTTGAACGAGATTTAACGCCCCATCCACAATATACTGCCTTTTATCAATGGTTGCAAAAAGACTTTCAAGCGGATGCAATTGTGCATTTTGGGATGCACGGAACTGTTGAATGGTTGCCCGGTTCACCGTTAGGAAATACAGGTTATTCTTGGTCAGATATATTATTAGGAAATCTGCCGAATTTATATCTTTATGCTGCTAATAATCCCTCAGAATCAATTTTAGCAAAACGTCGAGGGTATGGGGTGTTAATTTCCTATAATGTTCCTCCTTATGGTCGAGCAGGACTGTATAAACAATTGGTATCTTTACGCGAGTTAATTTCAGAATATCGAGAAGATCCCCAGAAAAACTCAACTCTTCAAGAAGTGATTAGTCAGCAAATTGTTGATATCGGTTTAGATGTGGATTGTCCCTTTGAGGAGGGCAAAAAATTAGGAATTGCTTTTACAATGGAGAATGCTCGATTATTTAGCGTCGAAGTTCTCTACAATTATTTTATCAAAATCTATGATTATTTACAAATCCTTGAACAGCGCTTATTTTCCTCTGGATTACATATCTTTGGAGAGAACCCAACAGAAGAAGAATTAACCACCTATATCCAGGCTTATTTTACCGAATCTACCGCAGAATTTACCCCGGAAGCTGAAACCCAAATTCGAGAATTATTACTGCAAACTTCCGATGAATTAACGAATTTATTAAGAGGATTAAATGGGGAATATATTCCGCCAGCACCGGGTGGGGATTTACTGCGAGATGGGCCGGGAGTTTTACCGACTGGACGCAATATTCACGCCTTAGATCCCTATCGAATGCCCTCGGCTGCGGCTTATTTGAGAGGGCGAGAAATCGCTCAAAAAATCATTAATCAACAGTTAGCAGAAACGGGGAATTATCCTGAAACTGTTGCGGTAATGTTATGGGGGTTAGATGCGATTAAAACGCGCGGAGAGTCGTTAGGAATTTTATTAGAATTAGTTGGGGCGGAACCTGTAAAAGAAGGAACTGGACGCATTGTTCGTTATGAATTACAACCTTTAGACCAAGTAGGACATCCTCGGATTGATATTTTGGCAAATTTATCGGGAATTTTTAGAGATAGTTTTGCTAATATTATTGAATTATTAGATGATTTATTTCAACGGGCGGCAAATGCGGAAGAACCGGAGGATCAAAACTTTATTAGAAAACACGCTTTACAGTTGCGATCGCAAGGCGTAGAAAACCCATCCGCCCGTTTATTTTCTAATCCATCGGGGGATTTTGGATCGTTAGTTAATGATCAAATTGTTGATGGTAATTGGGAAACTGGGGATGAATTAGCGAATACTTGGAAAGGACGAAATGTTTTTAGTTTTGGTCGCCAAGATCAAGGACAAGCCAGACCAGAAGTGATGACTCAACTGTTAAAAACGATGGATAATATTGTTCAAGAAATTGACTCCGTAGAATATGGATTAACGGATATTCAAGAATATTATGCCAATACGGGAGGATTAAAACGGGCAGCCGAACAACATCAAGGTAAAAAAGTTAAGGCTAATTTTGTGGAAAGTTTTTCTAAAGATACCACCCCTCGGCAGTTAGAAGACTTATTAAGAATTGAATATCGCACCAAATTATTAAACCCGAAATGGGCAGAAGCAATGGTGAATCAAGGGAGTGGGGGGGCTTATGAAATTTCTCAACGAATGACCGCATTAATGGGTTGGGGAGGAACAGCTAATTTTCAAGAGAATTGGGTTTATGATCAAGCTGCTAAAACCTATGCTTTAGATGAAAAAATGGCTAACCAATTAAGACAAGCAAACCCTGAAGCTTTTCGGAATATTATTGGTCGAATGTTAGAAGCCAATGGTCGGGGATTTTGGCAAGCGGATAACGAAATTTTAGATAAATTAAAATCTTTGTATGAGTTAACAGAAGCAGACTTAGAAGGAGTAACAATTTAA